One stretch of Ornithinimicrobium ciconiae DNA includes these proteins:
- a CDS encoding restriction endonuclease subunit S — MTTTIGKLAEAGVLNFGDGYRTKRSEHGQPGFRILRVADVTEGTISLDGQDFVAEQWVGQVGQKLSQEGDVLVTTKGTVGRVAIMPELEQRLVYSPQLCYFRVNRHEVLDRRWLSYWFRSPSFIEQASHRANNTDMAAYINLADIRSLVLPTTPIAAQRAIAEVLGALDDKIAANAALVTAAEALMKALAGSAPDRAPLAQLGVQTTAQLQPHEFSDRVAHFSLPAFDESASPEVTAGGSIKSNKFHLSEPTVLVSKLNPRIPRAWNVPVVPPEMALASTEFVVLAPQGLDVSELWAAVAQPEVWMTLQGKVAGTSGSHQRVRPAEVMTLSVKDVRELPSSARASLRMLGLRVFNARHESKSLAATRDALLPGLMSGKIRVKDAESVVEEVV; from the coding sequence ATGACGACGACCATCGGAAAGCTCGCCGAGGCCGGAGTACTAAATTTCGGCGACGGGTACAGAACCAAGCGCTCCGAGCATGGGCAGCCAGGTTTCCGGATCCTCCGCGTGGCGGACGTGACGGAGGGTACAATCTCGCTGGACGGCCAGGACTTCGTTGCGGAGCAGTGGGTCGGCCAGGTCGGCCAGAAGTTGTCCCAGGAGGGTGATGTGCTGGTCACCACCAAGGGAACGGTCGGTCGGGTTGCGATCATGCCCGAACTTGAACAACGCCTCGTCTACAGCCCGCAACTCTGCTACTTCCGGGTGAATCGGCACGAGGTGCTCGACCGGCGATGGCTGAGTTACTGGTTCCGTTCACCGAGCTTTATCGAGCAGGCCTCACATCGTGCGAACAACACGGACATGGCTGCCTACATCAACCTTGCAGACATCCGTTCTCTAGTCCTGCCGACGACACCGATCGCCGCGCAGCGGGCGATTGCGGAGGTGTTGGGGGCGCTCGACGACAAGATCGCCGCCAACGCGGCGTTGGTGACCGCTGCAGAGGCGCTCATGAAGGCGCTGGCGGGTTCAGCGCCAGATCGCGCGCCACTGGCGCAACTGGGAGTGCAGACGACCGCCCAACTCCAGCCCCACGAGTTTTCTGACAGAGTCGCACACTTCAGTCTGCCGGCGTTCGACGAGTCCGCGTCGCCGGAGGTGACTGCGGGCGGCTCCATCAAGAGCAACAAGTTCCACCTCTCCGAGCCGACCGTGTTGGTGTCGAAGCTCAATCCCCGCATCCCGCGTGCCTGGAACGTTCCGGTCGTCCCCCCCGAAATGGCGCTGGCGTCGACAGAGTTCGTGGTGCTAGCTCCGCAAGGCCTCGACGTGTCAGAGCTATGGGCAGCGGTCGCCCAGCCCGAGGTGTGGATGACACTCCAGGGGAAGGTTGCAGGCACCTCAGGAAGCCATCAGCGCGTGCGTCCGGCCGAGGTAATGACCTTGTCAGTGAAGGACGTGAGAGAGTTGCCTAGCTCCGCACGGGCGAGTCTCCGGATGCTCGGGCTCCGCGTGTTCAACGCAAGGCACGAGAGCAAGAGTCTGGCCGCGACTCGCGACGCGCTGCTGCCAGGGTTGATGTCGGGGAAGATCCGCGTCAAGGACGCCGAGAGCGTCGTCGAGGAAGTGGTCTGA
- a CDS encoding class I SAM-dependent DNA methyltransferase, with product MPPRKKAAPTAPSTMKELKDTLWKAADKLRGSMDASQYKDIVLGLVFLKYVSDAFDARREELRGELAEFYSDADQLEAQLNDIDEYTAHNVFYLPPSARWSFLVAHAKGLPAQEGQPGKTVGQLIDEAFDLIVGTNPSLKGALPRGFNREAVDQRRLGELLDILNSARFTGEGAVKARDLLGEVYEYFLEKFARAEGKRGGEFFTPPSVVRTLVEVLEPTSGRIYDPACGSGGMFVQAEKFLEAHNKDKSALSIYGQELNERTWKLARMNLAIHGLNGNLGPVWGDTFARDLHPQMQADYVMSNPPFNIKDWHRTDDDPRWRFGVPPARNANYAWIQHILSKLAPGGSGGVVMANGSMSTNSGGEGEIRAQIVEADLVSCMVALPTQLFRSTGIPVCVWFFAKDKTAGPKGATDRTGQVLFIDGRDLGFMVDRAERAFSDEDIAKIADTFHAWRGSPSAVEKSLGYVDVPGFCRSVTLQEIKDSGYALTPGRYVGAADVEDDGEPIEEKIERLTKELFAQFDESTRLEAKVRSQLERLV from the coding sequence ATGCCACCGAGGAAGAAGGCAGCGCCCACCGCGCCGTCGACGATGAAGGAACTGAAGGACACGCTCTGGAAGGCGGCCGACAAGCTGCGCGGCTCGATGGACGCCTCGCAGTACAAGGACATTGTCCTCGGCCTGGTGTTCCTGAAGTATGTCTCCGACGCCTTCGATGCCCGCCGCGAGGAGCTGCGGGGCGAGCTTGCGGAGTTCTACAGCGACGCCGACCAGCTCGAGGCCCAGCTCAACGACATCGACGAGTACACGGCGCACAACGTCTTCTACCTGCCGCCGTCAGCACGGTGGTCCTTCCTTGTGGCGCACGCCAAGGGGCTGCCCGCGCAGGAAGGGCAACCGGGCAAGACCGTCGGACAGCTCATCGATGAGGCGTTCGACCTGATCGTCGGGACGAACCCGTCGCTCAAGGGAGCACTGCCACGGGGCTTCAACCGTGAGGCGGTCGACCAGCGACGCCTCGGCGAGCTGCTGGACATCCTCAACTCCGCGCGCTTCACCGGCGAGGGGGCAGTGAAAGCACGCGACCTGCTGGGCGAGGTCTACGAGTATTTCTTGGAGAAGTTCGCCCGCGCCGAGGGCAAACGCGGAGGCGAGTTCTTCACCCCGCCGTCGGTGGTGCGCACCCTCGTCGAGGTGCTGGAGCCCACCTCGGGGCGGATCTATGACCCCGCCTGCGGTTCCGGCGGCATGTTCGTCCAGGCAGAGAAGTTCCTCGAGGCGCACAACAAGGACAAGAGCGCCCTGTCGATCTATGGCCAGGAGCTCAACGAGCGCACCTGGAAGCTGGCCCGGATGAACTTGGCGATCCACGGGCTCAACGGCAACCTCGGGCCGGTGTGGGGCGACACATTCGCTCGCGACCTGCACCCGCAGATGCAGGCGGACTATGTGATGTCCAACCCGCCGTTCAACATTAAGGACTGGCACCGCACCGACGACGATCCACGCTGGCGGTTCGGCGTTCCGCCAGCGCGGAACGCCAACTACGCATGGATCCAGCACATCCTGAGCAAGCTGGCCCCCGGTGGGTCCGGTGGTGTGGTGATGGCTAACGGGTCGATGTCGACCAACTCTGGGGGAGAGGGTGAGATCCGCGCTCAGATCGTTGAGGCGGACCTCGTCTCGTGCATGGTGGCCCTGCCGACGCAGTTGTTCCGGAGCACCGGCATCCCGGTGTGTGTCTGGTTCTTCGCCAAGGACAAGACGGCTGGGCCAAAGGGAGCGACGGACCGCACCGGTCAGGTGCTGTTCATCGACGGTCGCGACCTGGGCTTCATGGTGGATCGCGCCGAGCGCGCGTTCTCCGACGAGGACATCGCCAAGATTGCAGACACCTTCCACGCCTGGCGCGGCAGCCCGTCCGCAGTGGAGAAGAGTCTGGGGTATGTCGACGTCCCCGGCTTCTGTCGATCTGTCACCTTGCAGGAGATCAAGGACTCCGGATATGCGCTGACCCCGGGCCGGTACGTCGGCGCGGCCGACGTCGAGGACGATGGCGAGCCGATCGAGGAGAAGATCGAGCGGCTCACGAAGGAGCTGTTCGCACAGTTTGATGAGTCGACCCGGCTTGAAGCGAAGGTTCGATCTCAATTGGAGCGGTTGGTATGA